The nucleotide sequence GGTGTAGCACCACTACACGTGGGCACAGTAGTTAGTAGTTACAGTAGTACTCGTGACTTGTCCTACTCACAAAGTCAGAGGCCTCACTGCGTGTCCGTATCCCTGTCAGACCCAGGCCAGGTAGTTAAGTTAGTTACCACGGCCACAAGGCAGAATGAAGTcatcatcacaagtcaaaattaCTCCACTGTAACTTCGCAATGCAGATCGAAATTAACCACGAGCGAGCGAAATTAATGCCACGCAACGCAAGGCCGAGACGGAGGCAGACAGACGGTGGTGCGCCATTAAACCTCCTCCAACCTTGCCTCGCCGTCACAGGGAGGGGCAGCGCACATTAAACCCCAGCGGCGCGGCCCGGCCGCCGACCGCCGTCCGCCGACGCCGTCCGCGGCCGTGGCAATGAGAGCGCACAGTGCAAAACGCTGCCACGGATGACCTCGTCTTCTGGTGGTCAGATACAGGGCACGCCAAGCCTGACCTCATTTTCTTTCTGTTTAAGAACGGAACGGAACGGATACGTGTgaaagagaagaaaaataatgGCATGGCGTCGCGCCGGTGTCCACGCCGTCAGCCACAGTGAGAAATTGACAATCGAGCGGACGTCACGTCGGCGGCGGCGCAAAAACTTGCGGTTTTTTCTTCCTTTGCATTGATTGATGGCGCGAGCCGGGTAACGGCGAAATTATGCTACAAGACTAGAGCAAAAATGACACGAAAGAACCAAGAattccgaggaggaagaagaagaagaagaactggcCTATACATATGCTATATCTATGTTACTGGCACGCAGAGATGTATGAGCAAGCAGGCAGGCGTCGATCGATCGATCCTCCATTGTAAGTCCTTTCCGGCCGGGCAGTCGAGCGGGTGCGCCGCCGCGGAAAGCAGGAACAAGAGAGGACGATCGATCCTTTCCTCGCTGAAGAACCCAGTCGGCCGCCTGCCGGTGATCCGTCCAAGAAACCAAGAACTGaccccgccgtcgtcgccggcccgCCTCAGTTGTGCAGCGGGTTGGGGCCCGTGGGGACGCGCCGCTTGGAGACTCCGTAGCGCATGTCGACCTCGTCGCGGCCCGGCGGGGGCAGCGGCACCGCGGGCGCGCCCTGCtgctggtggtggcggtggtggccgcCGTGGCGGTGCCGCGCGCCTCCCCTCAGGGCGCGCCGCCTGATCAGGTGCAGCTCCTCGCACCACGCCGGGCGCGGGCCAGCGCGCGGGTTGCACATCCTGGCGAGGACCGCCTCGTCGGCGGCCGTCAGCTCCGCGGGGCTCGCGCTCCCGCGtcctggcggtggcggtggcggcggcggggcggagcagaggaggagcaggGACGCCAAGAAGAGGAGGCGGAGGGCGCAGGAGCAAGAACGCGCCATGGCTGCGCCGGCGCACGCGGGCGCGACTGGCCCGCCTGTCTTGCGTCGCTCCGGCGGTTCTTGGAGGGCGGAATGGTGGCTCGGGGAGCGCGcgcgcggcgaggggcggccggGCGGGCGAGAGGTGGAAGGGGCCTAGCTGTGGCGAGCGGGGGGCTTGAGCCGAGAGGGACGCGGTGGAAATTGGTCTGGGAGGGTGCGGTTGGCTTTAAAGGCAGCGGCGTGAGGTGCATGAGGAGCTGGAAAACAGAGACGGCGAAAGGAGAAGTCAAGCCAAGCTATTGCACGTATCTGGGGATCCCGACCCCCCAACTGATTTAGGGGCAGGCAAAGAGCAAGTTATGCAAAAGGGGCGAACTTTTTTTTCTAGTAATACATGTCTCGTTAATAAAATAAAAATTCGCTTACAAGCCACGTAAACATCGACATTACAGGACTGGAAAGATAGGATAATCCTATGAAAAACCCAGCGCATATCCCTCTCCACTAAAAAAAGGCAGATCACCTCTTCACCCCAGCTCGAGGCGGCTCCATACTGATCAGCAGCTTTACGGACCTTCAAAGTAGTTTGCCTGAAACAAAACCATTGCCCTTGAAAGAATCAGACTGGAGGAACgtgtccccggacacgccatcaaacTTCAGAACTGACACCCCCGCACGACTACGGCGTCGGAGGAGGAAACTAGAACTACCAGCCTCCAATCATAGACCCAGCACAAGATGCACCATCTTTCAGCTGTCACTTGCATACACAAGCGTCTGCGCGTACTCTTGGATgacaaaacctccctgctccacTATGACGTCGAAGACAACGCCGCAACAATGGGGACGGAGCAGtaggagagacacacctgatggagtcgccaccgccgccgcctcgccgacaccATCCATGAACCTTAACGCCGCCGATCTGAAAGATCGACAAACACAAgatgccatcaactccgagacgccgcCATGAAGGGCACCGCCGGTGTGGGAGGGAAGTTGAGGCGGATTTATTCGTCCGGGCGCCGCTCCCATCACCCCAACGGCGCACCACGACCTACAAATCCAAACCATAACTACAAAGCGGAGGAACAGGTCCCCCCTTCCTCCTGCCGCCGGAGCAGCAGCCGGAGGAGAGGGGGCCATCGCCCTCGCAGTGGAGATCGGTGGAAAAAGAGATCGCCTCCCTAGTCGCCTCCTGGTGGCGGCTAGGGTAGGAAAACGTTTTGTTTCGGTTCAGAAAAGGGCGACCCTCTGGACTCGAAAAAGCTACTTCCTCCATGcaataatgtaagacgtttttttatgatagtgtcaaaaaacatcgtatattatgggacggagtagTAGATAACTAACTGTTCGTGTATTGTAATTATGTGATTACGGGTCAAAAATGGATGTATGTGCTTGTTGAATCTTTTTATATTGTTACGTATCAAAAATAGTTGGCAATTTAATTTGCTTGCTGACTTATCAAATAAAACTCAAACCGATAAGACGTGGGGCAATTGAGACAACTTTCATGCAAAAACCTGTAGGAGAAAAGCGGAAGGAGGACATGAAAtgcggagggagagggagagggcggaaTAGGGAGAGGGGGGAACAAGGCAGGTTAGAAAGCTTATAAATTATTTAACTGCTTGTGTATTGTAATGATGTGATTACGAATCAAACATGGGCGTGTGTATTGTATATTGTTATAGCATTTTTCTTTGGAATCCTCTTGATTCGTGATATAGGTTGTTGATATCGCCTTCGTTTTCTCCGGAAGTCGTGACATATTCACCGATGATAGCTGGGGTTTAAGGTTAGTGTTCTTCGGGGTGTAAGGTCCATACGCCACCTGGACTTATAATAACGGTTAGTGGTTTTTCACTGCTGGTGGTGGTTCAAGTAGGATGCGATGGAGTGGGGCTGGGATGAGCTGGCGCGTTGATCAATGCTAAGACTATGAAAATGACAACGAGAGGTTGTGGCAAAGAGGTGGTGCTGATTCAGCAACCACAACCGACAATAGAATGGGAGAAGGTAAGGGCGTCGGACTATGAGAAAGAAGACATTATATCATAACGGAGGAAAATGGATAAGGAGAGGCCCGTCTAGGTCTCTACGCCAATGACACGTGGGGTTTCAGTGCTAGAGATGGTTCGAGAAGAAGGAAAGAAGTGTGTTAGGGCGATAGAGCAACCAAGTTTTTTGGATTGAAGGAGGCAGTGGAGAAAAGTCGTGTATCTTGATTTGACGAGCTAATCAAATCACACTTGACTCACAGGTGGGAACTCAATTTTGTCTTGCTGCAATAGATTTCGGGTTATATCAAAGGGTGCCATTCATCACACGTACTATTCAAATGTTGCTATAAGTATCACCAACTATTTACTACGACACTGACAACATAACAATCTCgcccaaaaatggttcacattgaCTTAGACAATTAAGCAGCTAGCGTAAGCCCTAAGATATATGGGTCCATCCACATTAAGTTGATTGGGATTGGTTTTTTCTTATATCCAAGTCTGATTCTAAAAGATGGAACGTCAATTTAGTGAAACACACAACCTCAAGTTCTTTTTTGTTTTACTAAGATACACTTTTTCTGGAAAATAAGTTGCTATATCCAGTATCCTAAACTATGCTAAAGCCACCCTTTTCTGAAATGTGGCGAGAATCAAAGACTTGTGTCTTAATTTGGAAACCTAATCAAGTCATAAAAGACTCACAGATGGGCACTCAATTTTTTCCCTTGCTGTAGCAAATATTGGATTATATCATCAAGGGTGTCATTCATGACACACACATACACAATCGTTGCAATAAATATCACCAACTATTTAGTACAACGCCGGCAACATAACAATCTCATCAAAAACATGGTTTACATTGACTTGGACAATTAAACAACTAGCATAGTAAGATATATAACGGCCCATCTACATTTAACTCGGCCGAGGTTGATTTTCTTATACCATCCGAGTCGGTTCCAAAAATTGCAGCGCTAGTTTCAAGTGTTTCTTTTACTATAAGTACACTTTTCTGGAAAAAAAGTTGCAGTTTTGAGCAACGCTGTTTCCTGAAATGCATTTACATGTAACAAAATTCTCAAGCGAACCAACGGAAGATATAGATATTACCTCTTCTCTTTTGGGGGGAATATGCTAGTTATGGCAAAGGCAATAATAAATCGCATGTATTTTTGGAGAGTTCCGTGAGACCCATGCCACCAAGAAGCCCTGAGATCCGCCTACTTCCCGGCTCGTCCAAAAACTGCCCGGGCAGCCGTTTCACCTCACCTCTGTCGGCAAGCCTTCCTTGCGCTGCCGTGTGGGAAGAAGAAGACGCAAAACCGTATGTAGGGTCCAAGCTCCCAAGTTTTGCCATCCCCAGCTGGTCATCGTGAAGGTGCGGGGAGAAACGGCCGTGAAACCCTCGTCTCGGCCGGGCCGTGCGTGGCCGCGGAGCCCGCCGCACCGGCCGGTGagcgcggcggcgacgggcgcgcagACGCGATCCCGGCGGAATGCTGTCGCTCTGGATGTAACGTGTGACCTGCGTGCCGTGTTGACGCACGCCAGGGCCATGTACCGCTCACTCTCCAACGAAGTGGATGCGATCGCTGTGCGGGTCGGGGCACGCGGTGAGATTGATGTCGACTCCCCGTTTGTGATGGCAGACATGATCTGAGACCTGAGTGTAGAGCAACTTCTGTTGCCCGCGCAGTGTGAATGAAGGATGCACTAAAATCGTGGTACACAAACGTCAACGGGCACAAGACAAGCAAGATTTCTCTGATGCTGCTACCAGCCGTGTCAATCACTACGATGGCGTGGGCGAGTGAAAGGGAAGTCGCAAACTGTACACGCGATCAAATGGCAGCTTCATTTATACAAACAGAGATTGTTGATTACATACAATGGTCCTGATTATCTCAGAAACTTCGTTAAACTAGCCAGCATGACCCAGGATCATTTTCCGATGATTTTGCCAGAACATGAGCTGCCATATTACATGACCGATTACCATGAGTACAGAAAGAAGATACaaactttagagcatctccaacagccgctataaggagttgggcgcgcggtcggattcgctatctcgcgcggtgtatttggggcgcccgcttccgcgcgcggcgcacactcgagcgctcgcgccgcactctctcctctctgcctcctacgccccgcgcgcgccgTCACCCCGCTCACCCCATTGTACAGCCGCGACCCCtcccccatcgccgccgccgccgccggaaaccctAGCGTGGGGAGCGTTggcgtcgccaccgccggagctccgccgagcatcggcctcgcgcgcagcctcttcttgccgccgcggatgaccacggCGACGGGTGGCATCGTGCCGGCGCcggcccgtgccgccgccgccccctcgaagctccccaatgcggcgcggccgaagaagggcaagacatccgcgaagaagaacaaggcggcggacggctccggtaACTCGAAGGCGAGAggaaagaagcttgcagggcgtttgatgggcgcggcggctaccgaagcaccggcgagctcactcgttgagccggccgccgacgcgcaccacgtgtttgacgaaatgcccccaaggtaaaaaaatctaacttttattttcttgttattttttcaatgcatcatatagatagcttatttgcattgttcaaaaaactttgtagtctcaacgatgatgcatacatatcaattatgggtgttggctccaacaatatgcattggtctcaaaccaatgacatccatttcgaagaccatgagtttgaggtggacgaggagggtgagggcattgtcaacgcgccgaaaggaagagcgggcaattacaccaACAAAGATGACATCTTtctatgcaatacttggttgcaagtgtcgagggatccatccattggaggtgatcaaagtagagatgcttattgggggcggatgaaagaacactttgatgctcacaacgtgagtggaattgaccgcttcgagagatcacttcggtcccgatggtcgacaatcaactcggattgtcaaaagtgggcggccgcacaaaaggcggttgacaagttgaatcaaagtggcacaaatgaggacgatagagtaagtggcatttcatacatgttcatcatacttgtttttggtgtccgaagtgctaacttgttttgtttttc is from Triticum aestivum cultivar Chinese Spring chromosome 1B, IWGSC CS RefSeq v2.1, whole genome shotgun sequence and encodes:
- the LOC123096057 gene encoding uncharacterized protein; this encodes MARSCSCALRLLFLASLLLLCSAPPPPPPPPGRGSASPAELTAADEAVLARMCNPRAGPRPAWCEELHLIRRRALRGGARHRHGGHHRHHQQQGAPAVPLPPPGRDEVDMRYGVSKRRVPTGPNPLHN